A section of the Methanoregula formicica SMSP genome encodes:
- a CDS encoding PspC domain-containing protein — translation MYPTAVVITPLIVRNASSTPQKQPAPKVASLRVLSVPAIPVYSLSWRPSDKPLGCYCPQNGRMIAGVCAGIGNHLDTDPTVIRLIWAALTLLSLGTGIIVYLAAWVLIPEEPGGETP, via the coding sequence ATGTACCCGACAGCGGTAGTGATCACACCGTTGATTGTACGGAACGCCTCCTCCACGCCCCAGAAACAGCCGGCCCCAAAGGTAGCAAGCTTACGGGTACTTTCTGTCCCAGCCATACCGGTCTATTCTCTTTCTTGGCGTCCATCAGATAAACCTCTCGGTTGTTACTGCCCGCAGAATGGTCGCATGATTGCCGGGGTCTGCGCCGGGATCGGGAACCATCTCGACACCGATCCCACGGTCATCCGCCTCATCTGGGCCGCGCTCACGCTCCTCTCCCTGGGCACCGGCATCATCGTTTACCTCGCTGCATGGGTCCTTATTCCCGAAGAGCCTGGCGGCGAGACCCCATAA
- the msrA gene encoding peptide-methionine (S)-S-oxide reductase MsrA — MAGTESTRKLATFGAGCFWGVEEAFRTINGVITTAVGYMGGFVESPTYEQVCTGETGHAEVVQLTYDPARVSYEKLLDVFWSVHDPTQFNRQGPDIGPNYRSVIFFHDAEQGTIARRSKLDIELSGRYGSRSIMTAIQPAGPFYRAEEYHQQFFKKRGGGRCHL; from the coding sequence ATGGCTGGGACAGAAAGTACCCGTAAGCTTGCTACCTTTGGGGCCGGCTGTTTCTGGGGCGTGGAGGAGGCGTTCCGTACAATCAACGGTGTGATCACTACCGCTGTCGGGTACATGGGCGGATTTGTTGAAAGCCCGACATATGAGCAGGTCTGCACCGGTGAGACCGGCCATGCCGAGGTTGTGCAGCTGACGTACGACCCCGCCCGCGTCAGCTACGAGAAGCTGCTGGATGTTTTCTGGTCTGTCCACGACCCGACCCAGTTCAACCGTCAGGGACCGGACATCGGGCCGAACTACCGCTCGGTGATCTTCTTCCACGATGCTGAGCAGGGAACCATTGCACGGCGGTCAAAACTCGACATCGAGCTCTCCGGGAGGTATGGATCGCGCAGCATCATGACCGCTATCCAGCCGGCCGGGCCGTTTTACCGCGCCGAGGAGTACCACCAGCAGTTCTTCAAAAAGAGGGGCGGCGGGCGCTGCCACCTCTGA